Proteins found in one Bremerella volcania genomic segment:
- the dxs gene encoding 1-deoxy-D-xylulose-5-phosphate synthase, producing MAELLPTIKSPEDLKGFNAAQLNQLAAEIREVLCNLVATRTAHFASNLGVVELCIALHRTFDFTQDRLIWDTGHQVYPHKLVTGRYDQFNTMRTKGGLMGYPNPHESEYDLFMTGHAGASVSTVMGLASGDFLNGHPDRHSVAVIGDGAFPSGMVFEALNNAKVLNGNLLIILNDNKMSICPRVGGVADYFDRLRMNPFYTGFKNEVVKALNMVPVFGDPTERFLAQLKEGVKAGLHGGMLFEELGINYIGPIDGHNIQLLRKYLEMVKTQKGPTLLHVVTEKGHGYDPAAEDPVYYHTPPVLRKSDDSCEAAPKSSGGSKAYTNYARDAIADVMRKNPSVTVMTAAMCQGTKMEPLRDEFGDRFFDTGICESHTVAFAAGQAKAGLRPIVNIYSTFLQRSFDQVFQEVALQDLPVVFTMDRAGITAADGPTHHGMYDIGYMRLFPNMIVMAPGDADELTEMVNFAVSVDHPTAIRYPKTNAENISRDRQPIELGKAEVLKQGSDGAVICYGTQLAEAKKAVELLAKDGMNVTLVNARFAKPIDSETILPILKEAPFVVTVEEAALMTGFGSALLEAANEAGVDASHVKRLGIPDLFVQHGDRAEILAELNLDSLGIAKVCRELAAAHDQISSQH from the coding sequence ATGGCGGAACTACTCCCCACCATCAAATCGCCTGAAGACCTGAAAGGGTTCAATGCCGCGCAATTGAATCAGCTGGCGGCTGAGATCCGGGAAGTCCTCTGTAATCTGGTTGCAACCCGTACGGCACACTTCGCTTCGAATCTGGGCGTGGTGGAACTGTGCATTGCCCTGCACCGAACATTCGACTTCACGCAGGATCGGTTGATTTGGGATACCGGTCACCAGGTCTATCCGCACAAGCTGGTCACCGGCCGGTACGACCAATTCAACACCATGCGGACCAAGGGAGGCCTGATGGGCTATCCCAACCCGCATGAAAGTGAATACGACCTCTTCATGACAGGTCACGCTGGGGCCAGCGTTTCGACCGTCATGGGACTCGCCAGCGGCGACTTCTTGAACGGGCATCCCGATCGACACTCGGTGGCGGTGATCGGCGACGGGGCATTCCCCAGCGGTATGGTCTTCGAGGCCCTCAACAACGCGAAGGTCTTGAACGGCAACCTGCTGATCATCCTGAACGACAATAAGATGTCGATTTGCCCTCGCGTGGGTGGCGTGGCCGATTACTTCGATCGCCTGCGGATGAATCCGTTCTACACCGGTTTCAAGAACGAAGTCGTCAAAGCCCTGAACATGGTGCCGGTCTTCGGCGACCCGACCGAACGTTTCCTCGCTCAGCTCAAAGAAGGGGTCAAAGCGGGGCTGCATGGCGGAATGTTGTTCGAAGAACTGGGTATCAACTACATCGGCCCGATCGACGGCCATAACATTCAACTGCTGCGGAAATACCTGGAAATGGTCAAGACGCAGAAGGGCCCCACCCTGCTGCACGTGGTGACCGAAAAGGGGCACGGGTACGATCCGGCTGCCGAAGACCCGGTCTACTACCACACCCCGCCGGTATTGCGCAAGAGCGACGATAGTTGCGAAGCGGCTCCCAAAAGCAGCGGCGGATCGAAGGCTTACACCAACTACGCACGCGACGCGATCGCCGACGTGATGCGGAAGAACCCAAGCGTCACCGTCATGACCGCGGCGATGTGCCAAGGGACCAAGATGGAGCCGCTGCGCGACGAGTTCGGCGACCGCTTCTTCGATACTGGCATCTGCGAGTCGCATACCGTCGCGTTTGCAGCCGGTCAGGCGAAAGCGGGGCTGCGTCCGATCGTGAACATCTACAGCACGTTCCTCCAACGCAGCTTCGACCAGGTCTTCCAGGAAGTCGCTTTGCAGGACTTGCCGGTCGTCTTCACGATGGACCGCGCCGGCATTACTGCGGCCGACGGCCCGACGCACCACGGCATGTACGATATCGGCTACATGCGTCTGTTCCCCAACATGATCGTCATGGCTCCTGGCGATGCCGATGAATTGACCGAAATGGTTAATTTCGCCGTCTCGGTCGATCACCCGACCGCCATTCGCTATCCCAAGACCAACGCCGAGAACATCAGCCGCGATCGCCAGCCGATTGAACTCGGCAAGGCCGAAGTCCTCAAGCAAGGCTCCGACGGCGCGGTCATCTGTTATGGAACGCAGCTTGCCGAGGCCAAGAAGGCGGTTGAACTGCTGGCCAAAGATGGCATGAACGTGACGCTGGTCAACGCTCGTTTCGCCAAGCCAATCGATAGCGAGACGATCTTGCCGATTCTGAAAGAAGCTCCCTTCGTCGTGACGGTCGAAGAAGCGGCCTTGATGACGGGCTTCGGCAGTGCCCTCCTGGAAGCGGCCAACGAGGCCGGAGTCGACGCAAGTCACGTAAAACGACTTGGAATTCCCGATCTCTTCGTGCAACATGGTGATAGAGCCGAAATCCTGGCCGAACTCAACCTCGACTCCCTTGGCATCGCCAAGGTCTGCCGAGAACTTGCGGCTGCCCACGATCAGATTTCCTCGCAGCATTAA
- a CDS encoding NAD(+)/NADH kinase produces MPWRIDSTEAIASYARPKAETSKSFTLTFSLQGRGDNTMTTVDPASPKKPPWTGKDKPRVMLLGAGNRPHVEEEAERLSHLLPQFAEIVHTDLEWDADLSEIEADFAIVLGGDGSILGAARSMGNQQIPIIGVNMGKLGFLAAFTPDHVVEQLAALCAGDCQIIEHMMLRCRVFKDEEVIAERIGLNEMALLGGPPFQIRTIDLYVDNQLATSYSCDGLIISTPVGSTAHNLSAGGPILRADLRAFVVSPISPHTLTMRSVVDTGDRCFEMHLRGSDRTMSVVVDGRVLSPITSDHRVRVDQAQPRFKLVATHDHNYYRTLREKLGWGGQIDHGR; encoded by the coding sequence ATGCCATGGAGGATCGACTCGACCGAGGCAATCGCTTCCTACGCTCGTCCTAAAGCTGAAACATCCAAATCCTTCACGCTGACCTTCTCCCTTCAAGGGAGAGGGGACAACACGATGACCACCGTCGATCCTGCCTCGCCGAAGAAGCCACCCTGGACTGGGAAAGACAAGCCGCGTGTCATGCTGCTTGGTGCCGGCAATCGTCCTCATGTCGAGGAGGAAGCGGAGCGGCTTTCACACCTGCTCCCTCAATTTGCCGAGATCGTGCATACTGATCTGGAGTGGGACGCGGATCTTTCGGAAATCGAAGCCGATTTCGCGATCGTGCTGGGTGGCGATGGCTCGATCCTGGGGGCTGCTCGCAGCATGGGCAACCAGCAGATTCCCATTATTGGCGTGAATATGGGTAAACTTGGGTTTCTGGCCGCCTTCACGCCCGACCATGTGGTCGAGCAACTCGCGGCGTTATGTGCTGGTGACTGTCAGATCATCGAACACATGATGCTGCGGTGTCGCGTTTTCAAGGATGAAGAGGTCATTGCCGAGCGGATCGGTCTGAACGAAATGGCACTTCTCGGCGGACCACCCTTCCAAATCCGCACGATTGATCTTTACGTAGACAACCAATTAGCGACATCATATAGCTGCGATGGCTTGATCATCAGTACTCCGGTCGGGTCGACGGCCCATAATCTGTCGGCGGGCGGTCCTATTTTGCGGGCCGACTTGCGGGCCTTTGTCGTCAGTCCGATCAGCCCCCACACGTTGACCATGCGGAGCGTGGTCGACACCGGCGATCGATGTTTCGAGATGCACTTGCGCGGATCGGATCGAACGATGTCGGTCGTGGTCGACGGCCGAGTACTCAGCCCGATCACCAGCGATCACCGCGTTCGCGTCGATCAGGCCCAACCGCGATTCAAGCTCGTCGCAACCCACGACCATAACTATTACCGCACGCTCCGCGAAAAGCTGGGCTGGGGCGGTCAAATTGATCACGGTAGATAA
- a CDS encoding class I SAM-dependent methyltransferase produces the protein MSSPDQSEPLATCQWLVSEEAKSWFKWLRGVDANSIGTLTRLRQELRSEQAAALLSQVELRKRAARKFDHADRMFFTDIGLQQSTDQEIAAYKAKRFPADQPLADLCCGIGGDLIALSQRGPTTAVDASADHLCFAQANVSAHGAKLANIRCGLAEEVPLEPFAAWHIDPDRRHDDRRTIRLDSFSPSLDQLEAMLRRNRNAALKLAPASRLPKAWEEQGQCEWISNHRECKQLVLWLGELAQQPGTRRAARIDHAGNAEFFEGFARSSVSSTIVGEYLFDPDPALVASGLVDTLAESLHLARLSPESHYLTGNDLLDHPLLQTFEVIRQEKVDAKRLKKTVAEAEWGTLELKQRGLELKLETLRKQLRPRGKGEGTIVFTPTVEGNRAILCRRAAG, from the coding sequence ATGTCATCTCCCGACCAATCGGAACCTCTTGCCACGTGCCAGTGGCTTGTCTCGGAAGAAGCCAAGTCGTGGTTTAAATGGCTTCGTGGCGTCGATGCCAACTCGATCGGAACCCTTACCCGGCTGCGTCAGGAACTCCGTAGCGAACAAGCGGCGGCACTTCTCAGTCAGGTCGAACTGCGCAAGCGCGCTGCCCGCAAGTTTGACCACGCCGACCGCATGTTCTTCACCGACATCGGCCTGCAACAGTCGACCGACCAGGAGATTGCCGCCTACAAAGCCAAAAGGTTTCCTGCCGACCAGCCACTGGCCGACTTGTGCTGCGGCATCGGCGGCGATCTGATTGCTCTGTCCCAGCGTGGCCCGACAACAGCGGTGGATGCTTCTGCCGATCATCTTTGCTTTGCCCAAGCGAACGTCTCTGCCCATGGCGCAAAGCTTGCCAATATACGTTGCGGCCTGGCCGAAGAGGTGCCGCTCGAACCATTCGCGGCATGGCACATCGATCCCGATCGACGACACGACGATCGTCGTACGATTCGCCTGGACAGCTTCAGCCCGAGTCTCGACCAGTTGGAAGCGATGCTACGGCGCAACCGCAACGCGGCCTTGAAGCTGGCTCCGGCTAGTCGCCTGCCCAAGGCCTGGGAAGAGCAGGGGCAGTGCGAATGGATCTCCAATCATCGCGAGTGCAAACAGCTGGTCTTGTGGTTAGGCGAGCTTGCCCAGCAGCCTGGCACACGAAGAGCCGCGCGGATCGATCATGCCGGTAACGCTGAGTTTTTCGAGGGGTTTGCCCGATCGTCGGTTTCGTCGACGATTGTGGGTGAGTACCTCTTCGATCCCGATCCGGCGCTGGTCGCCTCGGGCCTGGTCGATACCTTGGCTGAGAGCCTTCACCTGGCACGCCTATCGCCGGAGTCGCATTATCTGACCGGTAACGATTTGCTCGATCACCCGTTACTACAGACGTTCGAGGTGATCAGGCAAGAGAAAGTGGATGCCAAGCGGCTGAAGAAGACGGTCGCAGAGGCGGAGTGGGGAACGCTGGAACTCAAACAAAGAGGCCTCGAGCTGAAACTCGAGACCCTGCGAAAACAACTCAGGCCGCGCGGGAAAGGGGAGGGGACGATCGTCTTCACTCCAACCGTGGAAGGGAATCGAGCGATTCTTTGCCGCCGCGCCGCTGGCTGA
- a CDS encoding DUF6690 family protein — translation MFRRTVMFWVAAAASFGVPYSYYNPTVRETASSYWNKASEFMPSGEGAPAASIAGEDKAEGQNLVSAPAAVAKPLGPPSAAPVFQQFDHFINFNANPRWIMETWPRVSTTLSDVHLEGLRVPLVSGSRIDDIAGSLTYYFDEDKALQRITFHGTTGDERRLVAMLTQHYKFESEPSVAGSLYMVKWNGEPVSVLRVEPAAVINQNLPHTRLKVDLEINRPSRYYSLSPEMAKLVDRDKHAGRWGSK, via the coding sequence GTGTTTCGTCGAACGGTTATGTTCTGGGTTGCCGCAGCCGCCAGTTTTGGCGTGCCGTATAGCTATTACAACCCGACCGTGCGCGAGACGGCCAGTTCCTATTGGAACAAGGCCAGCGAATTTATGCCATCGGGGGAAGGTGCTCCTGCGGCCTCGATTGCCGGCGAAGATAAAGCGGAAGGTCAAAACCTGGTAAGTGCGCCAGCCGCTGTGGCGAAGCCTCTGGGCCCACCCTCTGCCGCTCCCGTGTTTCAGCAGTTCGATCACTTCATCAACTTCAACGCCAACCCGCGCTGGATCATGGAAACATGGCCCCGCGTGAGCACGACCCTTTCCGACGTTCACCTGGAAGGACTGCGCGTCCCGCTGGTCAGTGGTTCGCGAATCGATGACATCGCCGGCTCTCTGACTTACTACTTCGACGAAGATAAAGCTCTGCAGCGGATTACTTTTCATGGAACCACCGGTGACGAACGCCGCCTGGTCGCCATGCTCACGCAGCACTACAAGTTCGAGTCGGAACCAAGCGTTGCTGGCTCGCTGTACATGGTGAAGTGGAACGGCGAGCCCGTGAGCGTGCTACGCGTCGAACCGGCTGCCGTGATCAATCAGAACCTACCCCACACGCGGTTGAAGGTCGATCTAGAGATCAACCGCCCGTCACGCTATTACTCGCTGAGCCCCGAAATGGCCAAACTCGTCGACCGCGACAAACACGCCGGTCGCTGGGGCTCTAAATAA
- a CDS encoding DnaA/Hda family protein, with product MVTEDIEILPALRLAMIERVGQDRFELWFGTNNTQLRLSDGCLLIESTSRVNLDFLRKNFHEAIRQALSDVQLPGHQVIYREGSAPAPKAPSPSAAKAEKKMPTAVSSTQPTRAPSSSSTMIQRRRFASLKDFVVSDCNSMAKTAATMVLQQPGQISPLYIHGPSGSGKTHLLEGIYGLAQQKKELGRVVYLSAEQFTTYFLEALQSSGVASFRRKYRDVGVLIIDDVQFFAGKRATKTELLHTLDAITRRGGQVVLAGNQRPTELSALGTELVARFSSGLICKVDPLDETCKTAMIQRLAEKRDVQLTESIAHWLTRQLPGEGRLVSGAINRLWAYCAVKGNTLSIPVLENLLADLIPQRSSMMRLDDVEQAVCRVFGVDTKLLRSQSKSRRASNPRMLAMWLARKHTGAALSDICLHFQRRSHSTVISAEKKVNQWLSDDSIVQIADRSLKAQEAIQLAEAELRSSR from the coding sequence GTGGTCACGGAAGACATCGAAATTCTGCCCGCGTTGCGTCTTGCAATGATTGAGAGGGTAGGACAAGATCGCTTCGAACTTTGGTTCGGTACGAACAACACTCAACTTCGTTTGAGCGATGGTTGTTTGTTGATCGAATCAACGAGCCGAGTGAATCTCGACTTCCTTCGCAAGAACTTTCACGAGGCAATTCGCCAGGCCCTCTCCGACGTGCAACTTCCAGGGCATCAAGTTATCTACCGCGAAGGATCGGCTCCTGCCCCCAAAGCTCCATCGCCATCCGCTGCGAAAGCGGAGAAGAAGATGCCAACCGCGGTTTCGAGCACTCAACCGACTCGCGCTCCGTCGAGCAGTTCGACGATGATCCAGCGCCGTCGGTTCGCTTCGCTGAAGGACTTTGTCGTCAGCGATTGCAACTCGATGGCGAAAACCGCCGCCACGATGGTCCTACAGCAGCCGGGGCAGATCTCGCCACTCTACATCCATGGCCCATCCGGCAGCGGGAAGACCCACTTGCTGGAAGGGATTTATGGCCTGGCTCAGCAGAAGAAGGAACTGGGGCGCGTCGTTTATCTCTCAGCCGAGCAGTTCACGACCTATTTCCTGGAAGCGTTGCAATCTTCCGGCGTGGCCAGCTTCCGCCGCAAGTATCGCGACGTCGGCGTGTTGATCATTGACGACGTCCAATTCTTTGCCGGCAAAAGGGCTACCAAGACGGAACTACTGCATACGCTCGATGCGATCACGCGTCGAGGTGGTCAGGTCGTTCTGGCCGGCAACCAACGCCCGACCGAACTGTCGGCCCTGGGAACCGAACTGGTCGCACGTTTCTCCAGTGGTTTGATCTGCAAAGTCGATCCCCTGGACGAAACCTGCAAGACGGCCATGATCCAGCGCCTGGCTGAGAAGCGGGATGTTCAGCTGACCGAGTCGATTGCCCATTGGCTGACCCGTCAGTTGCCCGGCGAAGGGCGGCTTGTATCGGGTGCGATCAACCGCTTGTGGGCCTACTGTGCGGTCAAAGGCAACACGCTTTCCATTCCCGTGCTGGAAAACCTGCTGGCCGACCTCATCCCGCAGCGCAGCAGCATGATGCGGCTGGATGACGTCGAACAAGCCGTCTGCCGCGTGTTCGGCGTCGATACGAAATTGCTTCGTTCGCAGTCCAAGTCACGCCGAGCCAGCAACCCACGTATGCTTGCGATGTGGCTGGCCCGCAAGCACACCGGTGCCGCTTTGTCTGACATCTGTTTGCACTTTCAACGTCGTAGTCACAGCACGGTGATCTCGGCCGAGAAGAAAGTCAACCAGTGGCTGTCCGACGATTCGATCGTGCAGATTGCCGATCGTTCTTTGAAAGCTCAAGAGGCCATCCAACTGGCCGAGGCAGAGCTTCGCTCGAGTCGATAG
- a CDS encoding GNAT family N-acetyltransferase, with protein sequence MSPTAPDQPEIAAASPDHYGAALWMATGGRSRHAHRGRVTALLAAEKQGKISFDGLMTATRGNRVVSSIWCLSQPGKIGTVWGPGILSEEPDSTADLLIQRAIQFGKQRECHLLQSLVGQENRAAGNLLAASGFRSITLLSHLEALTEDTHAEPPSSHLTFRRCEDFRSEAFRTLVAQTYENSLDCPELDSMREVEDVLDGYHATSGRSTYNWYTLENDGEMMGVVITAHHAEPQQLELIYFGLKPRYRQLGLGSEMIRFVLQLAQFLGCRSTITGVDQRNTPAMALYRRFGFQPVDVKELFLLPLRLLSVAVA encoded by the coding sequence ATGAGCCCTACCGCCCCTGATCAGCCTGAAATTGCAGCCGCTTCGCCGGACCACTACGGTGCCGCCTTGTGGATGGCTACCGGAGGCCGCTCGCGGCATGCCCACCGAGGCCGCGTCACGGCGCTGCTGGCAGCAGAAAAGCAGGGCAAAATCAGTTTCGACGGGCTCATGACCGCGACACGTGGCAATCGGGTCGTCTCTTCCATCTGGTGTTTGAGTCAGCCAGGAAAGATAGGCACTGTATGGGGGCCGGGTATTCTCTCCGAAGAACCGGACTCCACCGCCGATTTACTCATTCAACGAGCGATCCAGTTCGGCAAGCAGCGTGAATGCCACCTGCTGCAAAGCCTGGTCGGGCAAGAGAACCGGGCCGCCGGCAACCTGCTCGCCGCTAGCGGCTTTCGATCGATCACGCTTCTTAGCCACCTCGAAGCGCTCACCGAAGATACCCATGCCGAGCCTCCCAGCAGTCACTTGACTTTTCGCCGCTGCGAAGACTTTCGCTCCGAGGCGTTCCGTACGCTGGTCGCCCAAACCTACGAGAACAGCCTGGACTGCCCTGAACTGGATAGCATGCGCGAGGTCGAGGACGTTCTGGACGGCTATCACGCCACCAGTGGTCGCTCGACGTACAACTGGTACACACTTGAGAACGACGGCGAGATGATGGGAGTCGTCATTACCGCCCATCATGCCGAGCCCCAGCAGTTGGAACTGATTTACTTCGGCTTGAAGCCGCGCTACCGGCAGTTGGGACTGGGGAGCGAAATGATTCGCTTCGTTCTGCAACTAGCCCAATTCCTGGGGTGCCGATCCACCATTACGGGGGTCGACCAAAGGAATACCCCAGCCATGGCTCTCTATCGACGCTTCGGTTTTCAACCCGTCGACGTGAAAGAGCTATTCTTGCTCCCTCTGCGATTGCTCAGTGTTGCGGTTGCGTAA
- a CDS encoding PDZ domain-containing protein: MAQGALDKLGDILNQVQQNRPDRPARPVPETTIVQRPYLGAMLDTVAGDLPPGQPRGVLVTKVNPGGPAEKAGLKEGDRILAFNDKSFTTIEEVGKWMETMNPGDKVILQVIRGNERTVGLTLTIGSRDVEVPVRPTTPRPPRPYDPLDVEGNMPRPADPLPPPQVDDSPRVLGVRVVPLTDQIRAQTGISVRRGAYVESVSRGSVADQANIPVGAVIVAYDGRRVDDAVGLIQLVRNSPADRMIPVNYYYGNRMESTELFFGDPRTLPAQPGPGGTPAYGDDRPALRILQKAMEAMESGGELPGGIATQEQVDSLSRRVRDLEQEVRQLREELRTLKSSRDL; the protein is encoded by the coding sequence ATGGCTCAAGGAGCCCTCGATAAACTCGGAGACATTCTCAACCAGGTACAACAAAATCGTCCCGATCGTCCCGCACGACCGGTGCCAGAGACCACCATCGTGCAGCGTCCTTATTTGGGCGCGATGCTCGACACGGTTGCCGGGGACCTCCCACCGGGTCAACCTCGCGGGGTGCTCGTCACTAAGGTGAACCCTGGCGGCCCTGCTGAAAAAGCGGGTTTGAAGGAGGGGGACCGCATCCTGGCGTTCAACGATAAATCGTTCACCACGATTGAAGAGGTCGGCAAGTGGATGGAAACGATGAATCCGGGGGACAAAGTGATCCTCCAGGTCATTCGCGGCAACGAACGTACCGTCGGCCTGACGTTGACGATCGGAAGCCGTGACGTCGAGGTCCCTGTGCGACCCACCACGCCCCGGCCGCCCCGTCCGTACGATCCGCTGGATGTCGAAGGAAACATGCCGCGACCCGCCGATCCACTTCCACCTCCGCAGGTCGATGATTCGCCGCGCGTGCTAGGTGTTCGCGTTGTTCCGCTCACCGATCAGATCCGCGCCCAAACGGGGATCTCGGTTCGCCGCGGAGCCTACGTTGAAAGCGTCAGCCGTGGTAGCGTGGCCGATCAAGCGAACATCCCCGTTGGCGCCGTGATCGTGGCCTACGATGGCCGGCGCGTCGACGACGCAGTCGGACTGATTCAGTTGGTTCGAAACTCGCCAGCCGATCGTATGATTCCGGTTAACTATTACTACGGTAATCGTATGGAGTCGACGGAACTCTTCTTTGGCGACCCGCGAACATTGCCTGCCCAGCCTGGTCCTGGCGGCACTCCCGCTTACGGCGATGATCGCCCAGCCCTGCGGATTTTGCAAAAGGCGATGGAAGCGATGGAAAGTGGCGGCGAATTACCCGGCGGAATCGCGACGCAGGAACAAGTCGATTCGTTGAGTCGCCGCGTGCGAGACCTCGAACAAGAGGTCCGTCAGCTGCGCGAAGAACTCCGCACCCTCAAATCGTCACGCGATCTGTAA
- a CDS encoding LysR family transcriptional regulator: MEIEQLQQFLKVAELGNFTRAAECLAISQPALSRSIARLEEALGQPLFERQSRKVTLTDAGQLLLPRAHRIVSLVEDTKAEISDDGESGRIRLGAIPTIAPFFLPEMLSPFAESFPKAHLTVQEDTTDNLLRRCQQGEIDLAILALPISAKHLEVESLFDEELLLVLPVDHPLCAKKQIKLADVEPYPFILLDEAHCLSDNIVTFCRHRSFNPVSVERTSQLATVQELVSLRHGVSMIPEMAKQLDTSKRRVYRSLFGTKPTRTIAMIWNPYRFQCKLLDRFKEHVRQFAHEFPVKSV; encoded by the coding sequence ATGGAAATCGAGCAACTTCAGCAGTTTCTTAAAGTCGCCGAACTCGGCAACTTCACCCGGGCAGCCGAGTGCCTGGCGATCTCGCAGCCGGCATTGAGCCGCTCGATTGCCCGGCTGGAAGAAGCGTTAGGGCAACCACTGTTCGAGCGACAGTCACGCAAAGTCACGCTGACCGATGCCGGGCAGCTATTACTTCCCAGGGCGCATCGGATCGTGTCTTTGGTCGAGGACACCAAGGCCGAGATTTCCGACGATGGCGAAAGTGGACGCATTCGCCTGGGGGCGATTCCGACGATCGCTCCGTTCTTTTTGCCTGAGATGCTCAGTCCTTTTGCCGAGTCGTTTCCCAAAGCGCATCTGACCGTCCAGGAAGACACGACCGACAATTTGTTGCGTCGGTGCCAGCAAGGGGAGATCGATCTGGCGATCCTCGCGCTGCCGATTTCGGCCAAGCACTTGGAAGTGGAGTCGCTGTTCGACGAAGAACTACTGCTGGTGTTGCCGGTCGATCACCCACTTTGCGCGAAGAAGCAGATCAAGCTGGCCGACGTCGAACCGTACCCTTTTATCCTGCTGGATGAAGCTCACTGCCTGTCGGATAACATCGTTACCTTTTGCCGTCACCGCTCGTTCAACCCGGTTTCCGTCGAACGTACCAGCCAGCTGGCAACGGTCCAGGAACTTGTTTCCTTGCGGCATGGAGTTTCGATGATTCCCGAGATGGCAAAACAGTTGGATACCAGCAAGCGTCGCGTTTATCGATCACTATTCGGCACCAAGCCTACCCGCACGATCGCCATGATCTGGAATCCATACCGCTTCCAATGCAAACTGCTGGATCGTTTTAAAGAGCACGTTCGCCAGTTCGCTCACGAATTTCCGGTCAAGTCGGTTTAA
- a CDS encoding methionine-R-sulfoxide reductase, with the protein MTEYNELNDSERHVIHHKGTEYPHTGEYTDHEEYGTFICRQCNMPIYHSEDKFHSGCGWPSFDEHLPDAVKRVPDADGRRTEIVCANCGGHLGHVFEGEGFTSKDTRHCVNSISMRFIPEGAPLPEVIRRK; encoded by the coding sequence ATGACTGAGTACAACGAACTCAACGACTCCGAACGCCATGTGATTCATCACAAGGGGACCGAGTACCCGCACACTGGCGAATACACCGACCACGAGGAATATGGCACGTTCATTTGCCGTCAGTGCAACATGCCCATTTATCACTCGGAAGACAAATTCCACAGCGGTTGCGGCTGGCCAAGCTTTGACGAGCATCTTCCCGACGCCGTGAAACGTGTCCCCGATGCCGACGGACGCCGAACCGAAATCGTGTGTGCCAACTGCGGAGGGCATCTCGGGCATGTCTTCGAGGGCGAAGGATTCACCTCGAAGGATACCCGCCACTGCGTGAACTCGATATCGATGCGTTTCATTCCTGAAGGTGCCCCCCTGCCGGAGGTGATTCGTCGCAAGTAG
- a CDS encoding DUF1559 domain-containing protein has translation MARTYPAYRGFTLVELLVVIAIIGVLIALLLPAVQQAREAARRIQCTNNMKQIGLALHNYHDTFLRLPYGSHHANRWGWQPRMMAFMEMGNAYEQLDFSINSWQGTNIDIIRAVQPPFLCPSDPFGEEVLEEESFAGPTWIISQSDYAACIGDYRNSTGVGEDPTYGNVGGTNTQVRGMIGRWGWAANFRDVTDGLSNTICVGECVGAFCITQNFGTQTFATTAHPINFMNKSLQADIPDQANPRWDESIGFRSFHPGGAMFQMGDGSVRFLADTIDGTTYRGFASRGGGEVLATN, from the coding sequence ATGGCACGTACGTACCCCGCGTATCGCGGTTTTACGCTGGTCGAGTTGTTGGTGGTGATTGCCATCATCGGCGTATTGATTGCCCTGCTCTTGCCTGCGGTGCAGCAAGCCCGCGAAGCAGCTCGACGAATTCAGTGCACCAATAACATGAAGCAAATTGGGCTTGCGCTGCACAACTATCACGATACCTTCCTGCGGCTGCCCTACGGCAGCCATCACGCCAATCGCTGGGGTTGGCAGCCACGCATGATGGCGTTCATGGAAATGGGGAACGCTTACGAGCAACTCGATTTCAGCATTAACTCCTGGCAGGGAACCAACATCGATATCATTCGCGCCGTGCAGCCTCCGTTTCTATGCCCTTCGGATCCTTTCGGAGAAGAGGTGCTTGAAGAAGAGAGCTTCGCCGGACCTACATGGATCATTTCTCAGTCCGACTATGCGGCTTGCATTGGCGACTATCGCAACTCGACGGGAGTGGGTGAAGACCCAACTTATGGCAACGTGGGTGGTACCAATACTCAGGTTCGCGGCATGATCGGTCGTTGGGGTTGGGCAGCCAATTTCCGCGACGTGACCGACGGGTTGAGCAACACCATTTGTGTCGGCGAGTGCGTCGGAGCGTTCTGCATCACTCAGAATTTTGGCACCCAAACATTCGCCACAACGGCCCATCCCATCAACTTCATGAACAAATCGCTGCAGGCAGATATTCCTGATCAGGCGAATCCACGCTGGGACGAATCGATCGGCTTTCGCAGTTTCCATCCTGGTGGAGCCATGTTTCAGATGGGGGACGGTTCGGTGCGTTTCCTCGCCGATACGATCGATGGCACAACCTATCGCGGGTTTGCGTCACGCGGTGGAGGGGAAGTCTTGGCCACGAATTAG